One window of Medicago truncatula cultivar Jemalong A17 chromosome 2, MtrunA17r5.0-ANR, whole genome shotgun sequence genomic DNA carries:
- the LOC25486798 gene encoding isoliquiritigenin 2'-O-methyltransferase, giving the protein MSSYTNGNGKVNNGDSSDTLSAMVLGSVMVLPAVLNAAIELKLFDIIATSNDGFMSVFEIASNLPNQHSDLPNRLDRVLCVLASYSLLSVSNRTNDDGTTLRVYGVTSSGKYFIDDENDGGYLGSFTPFTCHKALFGMWSNFKEVIVNEEIDLFKKVNGISMYEYFGKDSQINKIFNKSMTDTCNVEIRKIVEEYKGLEGVSTMVDVGGGSGQSLKTIIAKYPSIKGINFDLPQVIENAPPTPGIQHIGGSMFESVPQGDAILLKSVCHNWSDEQCIQILSNCHKALPPNGKVIIIELAKPDVPEPTDASRFIYGMDNIMFLTVGGKERTLKEYESLGKRSGFVKFQAACRVFSILEVMELYK; this is encoded by the exons ATGAGTTCCTATACCAATGGCAATGGGAAAGTGAACAATGGTGACAGTAGTGATACACTCTCTGCTATGGTGTTAGGTTCTGTTATGGTTCTTCCTGCAGTTCTTAATGCTGCAATTGAACTCAAATTATTTGATATCATTGCTACCAGCAATGATGGATTTATGTCTGTCTTTGAAATTGCTTCAAACTTACCAAATCAACACTCCGACTTACCAAATAGACTCGATCGTGTTTTGTGCGTGCTTGCTAGCTACTCTCTTCTTTCTGTTTCCAATCGCACCAACGACGATGGTACTACTTTGAGAGTTTATGGGGTCACTTCTTCTGGCAAATACtttattgatgatgaaaatgatgGTGGTTATTTGGGCTCATTCACACCATTTACTTGTCACAAGGCTTTGTTTGGAATGTG GTCTAATTTCAAGGAAGTAATAGTGAATGAGGAAATTGACCTATTCAAGAAAGTTAATGGGATATCTATGTATGAGTACTTTGGAAAAGATtcacaaataaacaaaatatttaacaaatCAATGACTGATACATGCAATGTTGAGATTAGAAAAATCGTTGAAGAATACAAAGGTCTTGAGGGAGTATCAACTATGGTTGATGTAGGAGGTGGCAGTGGACAAAGTCTCAAAACTATTATTGCCAAATATCCATCAATAAAGGGAATCAATTTTGATCTTCCTCAAGTCATTGAAAATGCACCACCTACTCCAG GGATCCAACATATTGGAGGAAGCATGTTTGAAAGTGTTCCACAAGGAGATGCCATACTACTTAAG AGTGTATGCCATAACTGGTCGGATGAACAATGCATACAAATTTTAAGCAATTGTCACAAAGCTTTACCACCAAATGGGAAGGTCATTATCATCGAACTCGCAAAACCAGATGTTCCAGAACCAACAGACGCATCTCGATTCATTTATGGTATGGATAACATCATGTTTCTCACGGTTGGTGGAAAGGAAAGAACTCTGAAAGAATATGAAAGTTTGGGTAAACGATCTGGATTTGTTAAGTTTCAAGCTGCTTGTCGTGTTTTCTCCATTCTCGAAGTGATGGAACTTTACAAATAA